A section of the Kribbella sp. HUAS MG21 genome encodes:
- a CDS encoding Lrp/AsnC family transcriptional regulator → MLDDLNTRILEELSADPRLRTTELARRLGVSTPTVRERVARLEESGVIRGYRLDIDPAALGRPVAAWVRLRPGPGQIPKIVALAERTPEVVECHRISGEDCFLLRVQVAEIPALESVLDRFQVHGQTTSSFVVSTPVPPRAVPLSAG, encoded by the coding sequence GACCTCAATACCCGGATCTTGGAGGAGCTGTCCGCGGATCCCCGTCTGCGGACCACCGAGCTCGCCCGCCGGCTCGGGGTCTCCACGCCGACGGTCCGGGAGCGGGTCGCGCGGCTGGAGGAGTCCGGCGTGATCCGCGGGTACCGCCTCGACATCGACCCGGCCGCGCTCGGCCGGCCGGTCGCCGCCTGGGTACGGCTGCGGCCCGGGCCCGGGCAGATCCCGAAGATCGTCGCGCTCGCCGAGCGCACCCCGGAAGTCGTCGAGTGCCACCGGATCTCCGGCGAGGACTGCTTCCTGCTCCGCGTCCAGGTCGCCGAGATCCCCGCGCTGGAGAGCGTGCTGGACAGGTTCCAGGTGCACGGCCAGACGACCAGTTCGTTCGTGGTCTCCACCCCGGTGCCACCGCGCGCGGTGCCGCTGTCCGCAGGGTGA